In Streptomyces sp. V4I8, one genomic interval encodes:
- a CDS encoding septum formation family protein: MHMRTYPALLGAAGILFLAGCVPSSSAAEAVPTVRQGVGTCHHFMTTEDLYDPSDVAPPVPCDRPHRTETFQLVTVEGPLADAPQRPEPEQLQEYMNGRCSADVLREYLGAGPRDSLAFGIWSKYPTRKEWASGVRTVRCDASPPSLDKKTGPLVRFPVRDIMQSERSAAVRTCERRGEVVTCDRPHDREEVNAWLSLDAGPYSDDGIQAAATRVCQPFVREFLARSHAPGIVIKAETPTEDEWAKGNRTVKCGVGPADPGATITGTLSSFAEGQ; the protein is encoded by the coding sequence ATGCACATGCGAACATACCCAGCACTACTGGGTGCCGCTGGGATCCTGTTCCTGGCAGGCTGCGTGCCGAGTAGCTCAGCCGCGGAGGCTGTACCGACAGTCCGGCAAGGCGTGGGCACCTGTCACCACTTCATGACGACAGAGGACCTTTACGACCCCAGTGACGTCGCCCCACCGGTCCCCTGCGATCGACCGCACCGGACAGAAACCTTCCAACTGGTAACCGTCGAGGGTCCACTCGCTGACGCGCCCCAACGGCCCGAACCGGAACAGCTTCAGGAGTACATGAACGGCCGATGCAGCGCGGACGTGCTCAGGGAGTACCTGGGCGCCGGGCCTCGGGACTCGCTCGCCTTCGGGATCTGGTCGAAATACCCAACCCGCAAGGAATGGGCCAGCGGTGTACGGACCGTCCGCTGCGATGCGTCACCACCGTCTCTGGACAAAAAGACCGGCCCCTTAGTGCGCTTTCCGGTGCGTGACATCATGCAAAGCGAAAGGTCCGCGGCGGTACGTACCTGTGAGCGACGCGGTGAGGTCGTGACCTGTGACCGGCCGCACGACAGGGAAGAGGTCAATGCCTGGCTGAGCCTCGACGCGGGACCGTATAGCGACGACGGCATTCAGGCGGCCGCCACTCGTGTGTGCCAGCCGTTCGTACGGGAGTTCCTCGCGCGGTCCCATGCGCCGGGCATCGTCATCAAGGCCGAAACGCCGACCGAGGACGAGTGGGCGAAAGGCAACAGGACGGTGAAGTGCGGCGTCGGCCCCGCCGATCCTGGAGCGACCATCACCGGCACGCTCAGTTCTTTCGCGGAGGGACAGTGA
- a CDS encoding ATP-binding protein, translated as MRVGECRQIGSAELQRWGLEQYVDTALLLLSELVTNAIQHGTGHQVDVRISRTSSEVRIEVRGGPTHRLLARSPSLLAEHGRGLLLVDMIADAWGVDAASWVWCTIETTAGCGNPGQVTGGRF; from the coding sequence ATGCGGGTCGGCGAGTGCCGACAGATCGGTAGCGCGGAACTGCAACGCTGGGGTCTTGAACAGTACGTCGATACCGCGCTGCTGCTGCTGAGCGAACTGGTCACCAACGCGATCCAGCACGGAACCGGTCACCAGGTTGACGTGCGGATTTCACGCACATCCAGTGAGGTGCGGATCGAAGTGCGAGGCGGCCCGACACATAGGCTGCTGGCCCGATCTCCCAGCTTGCTCGCCGAACATGGCCGCGGCTTGCTACTGGTCGACATGATCGCAGATGCCTGGGGTGTGGATGCCGCGAGTTGGGTCTGGTGCACTATCGAGACCACCGCGGGCTGTGGCAATCCGGGCCAGGTCACCGGCGGTCGCTTCTAG
- a CDS encoding glycosyltransferase family 2 protein, which produces MALALILNAVFTVYVTLLVISFLRAKPQQPGQGEDFAWHFLIPCRDEDSVIGDTLDYLREQYPDVHLWVIDDDSDDRTAEIVRSHTERCSFVHLVQRRRPNARTGKSYALNAGYRALDHWLPEGTDRASVIVAVFDADGRPSANVLDVCAGPDLFGNPEMGAVQIEVRMTNRDVHEPVPAGTRMQNWFGRTLIRMQDMEFRAAISAIQMSRRTTKSVCMGGNGQFSRMTALDALAGPDRAPWRGSLLEDFELGLHIMLAGFRTGYAAEAWVDQEALPSLPRFVTQRTRWCQGTMQCMRYLPKTWRSPYLSNAGVIEISYYLIQPWLWLVGTVIYPLPIMIFFNNLILYPSETMSFLWAGGAVLFMFYVFFGIAQFAVWGYLYHRRCEPSQPLIRCIGWGVAYAAMIYLFYVIAWRATGRVVWGRQGWAKTRRNSEALVLGPIAKEA; this is translated from the coding sequence ATGGCACTCGCCCTCATCCTCAATGCTGTATTCACGGTCTATGTGACCCTGCTGGTTATTTCCTTCCTACGCGCGAAGCCGCAGCAGCCAGGCCAAGGGGAGGATTTTGCATGGCACTTCCTCATCCCTTGCCGCGACGAGGACAGCGTCATCGGTGACACCCTCGACTATCTCCGCGAACAATACCCAGACGTCCACTTATGGGTCATCGACGATGATTCCGATGACAGGACGGCGGAGATCGTCCGTAGCCATACGGAGCGCTGCTCTTTCGTCCATCTGGTTCAGCGGCGCCGCCCCAACGCCCGAACGGGCAAGAGTTACGCTCTGAACGCCGGCTATCGAGCGCTCGACCACTGGCTGCCGGAGGGCACTGACCGGGCATCGGTCATTGTGGCCGTCTTTGATGCGGACGGGCGTCCCTCCGCCAACGTGCTCGACGTGTGTGCCGGACCTGACCTGTTCGGCAATCCGGAGATGGGTGCGGTCCAGATCGAGGTCCGCATGACCAACCGGGACGTCCACGAGCCGGTGCCGGCCGGAACACGCATGCAGAACTGGTTCGGCCGCACGCTTATCCGCATGCAGGACATGGAGTTCCGGGCCGCGATCTCCGCTATTCAGATGTCCCGGCGGACCACGAAGAGCGTGTGCATGGGCGGGAACGGCCAGTTCAGCCGGATGACGGCACTTGATGCGCTCGCCGGCCCCGACCGGGCGCCATGGCGCGGATCGTTGCTGGAGGACTTCGAGCTCGGCCTGCACATCATGCTGGCCGGTTTTCGTACCGGCTACGCCGCAGAAGCCTGGGTGGACCAGGAAGCGCTCCCGAGTCTGCCGCGCTTTGTCACCCAGCGGACGCGGTGGTGCCAGGGGACCATGCAATGCATGCGCTACCTCCCTAAGACATGGCGCTCGCCGTACCTCTCCAATGCGGGAGTCATCGAGATCTCCTACTACCTGATTCAGCCTTGGCTCTGGCTTGTTGGGACGGTGATCTACCCCCTCCCGATCATGATCTTCTTCAACAACCTGATCCTCTACCCGAGTGAGACCATGTCCTTTTTGTGGGCGGGTGGGGCTGTGCTGTTTATGTTCTACGTATTCTTCGGAATCGCGCAGTTCGCGGTCTGGGGCTATCTCTATCACCGACGCTGTGAGCCCTCTCAGCCACTGATCCGATGCATCGGTTGGGGCGTTGCCTACGCCGCAATGATCTATCTCTTCTATGTCATCGCCTGGCGCGCCACCGGCCGGGTGGTCTGGGGTCGTCAAGGCTGGGCCAAGACCCGTCGCAATTCAGAGGCACTCGTCCTCGGGCCAATCGCAAAAGAGGCCTGA
- a CDS encoding aldo/keto reductase produces MVYRRCGFSGLHVSALAVGLPWSTNDKGQAGIHRVLVQRALDLGITHFDVPASWAATTGGSGKQMQGALANLRRHRDDVVLAAHIGFGARRQQSVGFGSRKVLLSSLHAVLRGLSLEYVDILYSDRYDPNTPLEETMGALASAVRQGKALYVGLAGYAPAMARRAVEILSDIGIPPIVCQAPFSVLNPWAEDALLDILDSYRVSFVADNPLASGELDWTVQSDEDKDYGQRPWMPRARSVTNNLSVLAEARNQNLSQLALSWVLHNCRVSSAVITPRTVSQLEDLCAAVGHTSFTAVELETITELLRAGHRPGDGP; encoded by the coding sequence ATGGTCTACCGGCGTTGTGGATTCAGCGGTCTTCACGTATCGGCCCTTGCCGTTGGCCTCCCATGGAGTACAAACGACAAGGGACAAGCCGGAATTCATAGGGTGCTCGTGCAGCGAGCCCTCGATCTCGGCATCACACACTTCGACGTTCCCGCTTCCTGGGCGGCAACGACTGGTGGGTCGGGTAAACAGATGCAGGGTGCCCTCGCGAACCTGCGCCGGCATCGTGACGATGTCGTGCTTGCTGCGCACATTGGCTTCGGAGCTCGGCGGCAGCAATCTGTAGGGTTTGGATCTCGGAAGGTACTTCTGTCCTCGTTGCACGCCGTACTGCGAGGGCTTTCCCTGGAGTACGTAGACATCCTGTATTCGGATCGATACGATCCGAATACCCCACTTGAAGAGACGATGGGAGCCTTGGCCTCCGCAGTTAGACAGGGAAAGGCCCTCTATGTAGGTCTGGCTGGGTACGCTCCCGCAATGGCCCGAAGAGCTGTCGAGATCCTTTCTGACATCGGAATCCCTCCGATTGTTTGCCAGGCCCCGTTTTCCGTCCTCAACCCTTGGGCCGAGGACGCCCTGCTGGACATTCTCGACTCATACAGAGTCAGTTTCGTAGCAGATAATCCATTGGCCAGCGGGGAGCTTGACTGGACGGTTCAATCGGACGAAGACAAAGACTATGGACAACGGCCATGGATGCCTCGCGCGCGGTCTGTCACCAACAACTTGTCCGTGCTCGCAGAAGCCCGCAACCAGAATCTTTCTCAGCTCGCTCTCAGCTGGGTTCTACACAACTGCCGCGTTTCCTCAGCAGTCATTACTCCCCGAACCGTCAGTCAGTTGGAAGATCTATGCGCCGCTGTAGGTCACACATCGTTCACCGCTGTGGAACTCGAGACGATCACTGAGCTTCTTCGAGCTGGCCACCGACCAGGGGACGGTCCATGA
- a CDS encoding DUF6009 family protein, protein MSSLITQDEISDETALVWLEDVSHLDYVRQSLDRLPTRQGRPAYHRAGRMVGYAQLDPRAKPSRSSGTFRRRVFWLLPHDRDSVPHGLYAIGAPAEAIDPRTLAPGNKGRKTERSEGGPPSSAMRELGITLPL, encoded by the coding sequence ATGAGTTCCCTTATCACCCAAGACGAAATCAGTGACGAGACGGCCCTCGTGTGGCTTGAGGACGTCAGTCACCTCGACTATGTACGCCAAAGCCTCGACCGGCTTCCCACCCGTCAGGGGCGGCCCGCCTACCACCGAGCCGGCCGGATGGTGGGATACGCCCAGCTCGATCCGAGAGCGAAACCATCCCGATCCTCCGGAACATTTCGCCGCCGAGTCTTCTGGTTGCTGCCTCACGACCGGGACAGTGTTCCGCACGGCCTCTATGCCATCGGGGCCCCTGCCGAAGCCATTGACCCTCGAACGCTTGCGCCTGGAAACAAGGGCCGTAAGACGGAGCGGTCTGAAGGTGGGCCTCCGTCGTCAGCGATGCGAGAACTGGGAATAACGCTGCCCCTCTAG
- the wecB gene encoding non-hydrolyzing UDP-N-acetylglucosamine 2-epimerase, translating to MNARSDISVVLGTRPEIIKLAGVIRNLGSRATVIYTGQHYDEELSDNFFQAFNLPRPDLRLTGISAAHRSIQVSQAMFQLAEFFRRTNPKLVIVQGDTNATLSGAQAASCCGIPVLHVEAGLRSNDRTMPEEINRRLVSVLADVHCAPTPWNAANLVSEGVSSHRIRVTGNTIVEATQESLPDPQTARMLLEKLGLRASQFIVATVHRPENTDDPERLCEILDALASSPLPVVFPVHPRTSQSAQAFGLSDRLERLRCIPSIDHATFLSLASQASLLVSDSGGIQEECTIIKRPLIVIRRNTERPESIAAGFAVRVRYRHEIAEEIVRILANTNLTSVLASRPCPYGDGKASKRITEIALAMADGMVPPSSAANDEFSSSAEFEASLVGMTEMARQRSPVRRGSLA from the coding sequence ATGAACGCAAGAAGCGACATTTCCGTGGTGCTGGGCACTCGTCCGGAGATCATCAAATTGGCAGGAGTGATTCGGAACCTAGGAAGTCGTGCCACGGTTATCTATACTGGCCAGCACTACGACGAAGAATTGTCCGACAATTTCTTCCAAGCGTTCAATTTGCCGCGTCCCGATCTGCGACTCACCGGTATCAGTGCTGCGCACCGTAGCATTCAGGTTTCGCAGGCTATGTTTCAGTTAGCCGAATTCTTTCGACGCACGAATCCAAAGTTGGTCATTGTCCAGGGTGACACAAACGCAACGTTATCGGGAGCGCAGGCAGCAAGCTGCTGCGGTATTCCTGTCCTGCACGTCGAAGCAGGCCTTCGTTCCAACGATAGAACGATGCCGGAGGAAATCAATCGCCGACTGGTATCGGTTCTCGCGGATGTGCATTGCGCGCCAACGCCATGGAACGCTGCGAACCTTGTTTCTGAAGGTGTTTCTTCGCACAGGATTCGCGTAACGGGGAACACCATCGTAGAAGCAACGCAAGAGTCCCTACCTGACCCCCAGACGGCCCGCATGTTGCTTGAGAAGCTCGGGCTCAGGGCAAGTCAGTTCATCGTTGCGACGGTTCATCGCCCGGAGAATACAGACGATCCGGAACGTCTATGTGAAATTCTCGACGCGCTTGCAAGTTCCCCTCTCCCGGTAGTTTTCCCTGTTCACCCACGTACGTCCCAGAGTGCTCAGGCTTTTGGGTTGAGCGATCGTCTGGAACGTCTTCGCTGCATTCCTTCGATCGATCACGCAACCTTCCTTTCTCTCGCCAGTCAGGCAAGCTTGCTCGTATCCGATTCTGGCGGAATTCAGGAAGAATGCACGATCATCAAGCGGCCATTGATCGTGATCAGACGGAACACGGAGCGTCCTGAGTCGATTGCAGCCGGTTTCGCCGTTCGGGTGCGCTACAGGCATGAAATCGCCGAAGAAATTGTTCGCATTCTCGCAAACACGAACCTGACAAGCGTTCTTGCCTCTCGGCCATGTCCATACGGCGACGGAAAGGCGAGCAAGCGGATCACGGAAATTGCTCTCGCGATGGCAGATGGAATGGTTCCTCCGTCTTCGGCAGCAAACGACGAATTCTCAAGCTCCGCCGAGTTCGAGGCGTCTCTGGTAGGGATGACAGAAATGGCTCGCCAGCGCTCACCAGTACGACGGGGTTCCCTCGCTTAG
- a CDS encoding archaeosortase/exosortase family protein — protein MALYAFNEWFRSVEAAVGQHAIALVTDGHTAIIWDRAVALFGLGTPHAMGLRITSGCSSALLILPLLLVGAGFMASHRSTIPRILAGTAIGAAVLVVTNQLRLCLIAFFYQQWGDDGFGWAHTVVGSLLSLVGVAASVTVLLLVAMRRREPREQLNGAPL, from the coding sequence GTGGCTCTGTACGCCTTCAACGAGTGGTTCCGCTCCGTCGAGGCTGCAGTCGGTCAGCACGCCATCGCTCTGGTCACCGATGGACATACCGCCATCATTTGGGACCGAGCGGTTGCGCTCTTCGGTCTCGGCACGCCGCATGCAATGGGTCTGCGGATCACATCAGGATGCAGTTCGGCCCTGCTGATCCTTCCGCTCCTTCTGGTAGGCGCAGGATTCATGGCAAGCCATCGATCCACAATTCCACGTATTTTGGCGGGGACGGCAATCGGGGCAGCGGTACTGGTTGTGACAAACCAGCTGCGGCTCTGCCTGATTGCCTTTTTCTACCAGCAATGGGGCGATGACGGCTTCGGCTGGGCGCACACCGTGGTCGGCTCCCTGCTCAGCCTGGTGGGCGTGGCTGCCTCGGTGACCGTCTTGCTCTTGGTGGCGATGCGACGACGGGAGCCACGTGAGCAGTTGAACGGAGCACCGCTGTGA
- a CDS encoding RNA polymerase sigma factor, protein MLFATSSPKPNERIFVTSPHPGAVLSYSTSRQVSPVGRPGCRDANPKGAELSDQELSQLVRNGNTDAFAELFNRHRNAAFRLASMHADDSYMAQDFVAEAFLRVLQALKAGGGPSTSFRSYLLKVLRNVVVECGRSSGRNVSVPDVSIYEAECAASAGNEALKKYEHGLALKALASLPDRWRTVLWCTIVNSQQPAAIADTMGISPNSVAALAYRAKEGLRQAYLTVHLDHQRYSGQCSYYVGRLAAYSRGRLGECGSTEMMLHLDACSACKTLYQEIMELNDLLHA, encoded by the coding sequence GTGCTATTTGCCACGTCCAGCCCCAAGCCAAACGAGAGAATTTTCGTGACGAGTCCTCACCCAGGAGCCGTTTTGTCCTACTCGACCAGTCGCCAAGTGTCGCCAGTTGGGCGGCCCGGTTGTCGGGATGCCAATCCCAAGGGGGCGGAACTCAGCGACCAGGAGTTGTCACAATTAGTTCGGAATGGTAACACTGACGCTTTCGCCGAACTTTTCAATCGACACCGGAATGCTGCATTCAGACTGGCATCCATGCATGCTGATGACTCCTATATGGCGCAAGACTTCGTAGCGGAGGCATTTCTTCGAGTGCTGCAAGCTCTTAAGGCTGGCGGTGGGCCTTCAACGTCGTTTCGAAGTTACCTGCTGAAGGTTCTACGAAACGTAGTGGTCGAATGCGGTAGGAGCTCGGGTAGGAATGTTTCCGTTCCAGACGTAAGCATTTATGAGGCAGAATGTGCCGCGTCCGCAGGGAATGAAGCCCTCAAGAAGTATGAACACGGTCTGGCATTGAAGGCTCTTGCCTCCCTCCCGGACAGGTGGCGGACGGTGCTGTGGTGCACCATCGTGAACTCTCAACAGCCAGCGGCAATTGCAGACACGATGGGTATCAGCCCCAACAGTGTTGCCGCCCTGGCATACAGAGCGAAAGAAGGCCTTCGACAGGCCTATCTTACGGTTCATCTGGACCATCAACGGTATTCCGGCCAGTGCTCATACTATGTAGGGCGCCTCGCCGCTTACTCCCGAGGCCGACTAGGCGAATGTGGTTCTACCGAGATGATGCTGCACCTCGACGCATGCAGTGCGTGCAAGACTCTCTATCAGGAAATTATGGAACTGAATGATCTCCTGCATGCATGA
- a CDS encoding phage/plasmid primase, P4 family has protein sequence MSPPASGHKLVAGQASANGLLPDTLTDRGMAKLFVRLYASDYQHVPGLGWYRWDGIRWQIDEDDTVLWAAGDLAENIALTDPRGVYNPQALQQHRRRALSTSGINAMLTQAKSAPGMVLNAALLDADPYALCTPEGIVDLRTGLVKTPDPTKDFHSRSTTVGPQEVPTPRWQRFLADTFGDDADGGEMIRFLQLLLGYSVTGDVGGQVMPFLFGAGKNGKSVLLDVLMKLLGDYADAAPPGFLMARSYEGHPTDLAELHGRRVIVCSEVKPGDKFDEARVKLLTGGDRIKARRMRQDFFSFEPTHKLWLLGNHQPEVGTGGFAFWRRMRLIPFERVVSDDRKIDNLADILVTEEGPGILKWLIDGARRYLGGDRDLTGPERVRIATTAYAETEDHTGRFFDECCTQGPEYRVEQASLYAAYRTWCENEGATAISSRAFAQRARELAGLASPKEMIHSNSRKYYPGVGLLAAEEKV, from the coding sequence ATGTCCCCGCCCGCCAGCGGGCACAAACTCGTGGCTGGCCAGGCAAGCGCGAACGGGTTGCTACCGGACACGCTCACTGACCGCGGCATGGCCAAGCTCTTCGTCAGGCTGTACGCCAGTGACTACCAGCACGTGCCCGGCCTCGGCTGGTACCGGTGGGATGGCATTCGCTGGCAGATCGACGAAGACGACACCGTGCTGTGGGCGGCAGGCGACCTTGCCGAGAACATCGCCCTCACAGATCCCCGCGGCGTGTACAACCCACAGGCCCTGCAGCAGCACCGCCGGCGTGCATTGTCCACGTCTGGCATCAATGCCATGCTCACGCAGGCCAAATCCGCACCTGGCATGGTGCTGAACGCCGCACTCCTGGATGCCGACCCCTACGCCCTATGCACCCCCGAGGGGATTGTCGATCTGCGTACCGGTCTGGTGAAGACCCCTGATCCGACGAAGGATTTCCACTCGCGTTCCACGACAGTTGGGCCGCAAGAGGTTCCTACCCCGCGTTGGCAGCGATTCTTGGCCGATACGTTCGGCGACGACGCCGATGGGGGGGAAATGATCCGGTTCTTGCAGCTGCTGCTCGGCTATTCTGTCACTGGTGACGTCGGCGGTCAGGTCATGCCCTTCCTTTTCGGAGCCGGCAAGAACGGAAAATCTGTCCTGCTGGACGTACTCATGAAGCTCCTCGGTGATTACGCTGACGCCGCTCCGCCAGGCTTCCTCATGGCTCGCTCCTATGAGGGCCACCCGACCGATCTGGCAGAACTGCACGGTCGACGCGTCATCGTGTGTTCCGAGGTCAAACCGGGTGACAAGTTCGATGAAGCTCGCGTCAAGCTTCTTACTGGCGGGGACCGTATCAAGGCCCGTCGCATGCGACAGGATTTCTTCAGTTTTGAACCCACACACAAACTCTGGCTGCTGGGTAATCATCAGCCAGAGGTCGGAACCGGAGGCTTTGCTTTCTGGCGACGCATGCGGCTCATCCCCTTCGAACGGGTTGTCTCCGACGACCGCAAGATCGACAATCTGGCCGACATCCTTGTCACCGAGGAGGGCCCAGGCATTCTTAAGTGGCTTATCGACGGTGCCCGCCGCTACCTGGGTGGTGATCGAGACCTCACCGGACCCGAACGTGTTCGCATCGCAACCACGGCATACGCCGAGACCGAAGACCATACGGGCCGCTTCTTCGACGAATGCTGTACTCAGGGTCCTGAGTACAGGGTCGAACAAGCTAGCCTCTATGCGGCCTATAGGACGTGGTGCGAAAATGAGGGAGCCACGGCCATCTCCTCCAGGGCCTTCGCTCAACGGGCGCGTGAACTGGCTGGGCTCGCTTCGCCCAAGGAGATGATCCATTCCAACTCGCGCAAATATTACCCGGGCGTTGGACTGCTCGCCGCTGAGGAGAAGGTATGA
- a CDS encoding glycosyltransferase: MALTLARPSSTPSEPSDGTDDAARVLHVVASNDRSTAAALRDYVASTGHLEHWVLAGKDSLSSLTLPSGVRSIHIVSLPDGVRARLRAISETFTKVRPIRVHAHSFEAGAYVRLVCAVPTKSIVYSPHCYTFERRDISAGARALNAFVEYLLAPRAAAVAACSLRELHLAARLHRTGQLVHVPHVPSNSSFESTEAPPLGQAGRIVAAIGPLTAQRDPEFFVRTLAAADPGASWIWIGDGEPRYRRLLEDAGVCVTGHLPRKNMIRLLRTADVYVHTAAWEGSCDMLLEAAATGLPIAARSIPALRALRIAGLAQTPEALADTVMRMLRSPADRRIQCESFRRAFRINSRAIQSDRLCELYGRKRRNS, translated from the coding sequence ATGGCCCTGACACTTGCCCGCCCAAGTTCGACACCGTCCGAGCCGAGCGATGGCACCGATGACGCGGCCCGAGTCCTTCACGTCGTGGCTTCGAACGACCGCAGTACGGCTGCAGCGCTCAGGGACTACGTGGCCTCTACCGGCCATCTGGAGCATTGGGTGCTCGCTGGGAAGGATTCATTGAGCTCGCTGACGCTGCCATCTGGTGTGCGATCGATTCACATTGTCTCGCTGCCCGATGGAGTACGTGCCAGGCTGCGTGCTATTTCCGAGACCTTTACCAAGGTAAGACCGATCCGCGTTCACGCACATTCGTTTGAGGCCGGAGCTTATGTCCGCCTTGTGTGCGCCGTCCCGACCAAGTCAATTGTCTACAGTCCGCACTGCTACACGTTTGAACGCAGGGATATCTCTGCTGGGGCGCGAGCCCTCAACGCCTTCGTCGAATACCTGCTTGCGCCCCGTGCCGCTGCGGTAGCGGCTTGCAGCCTACGTGAGCTGCATCTAGCCGCGAGGCTTCACCGAACAGGTCAACTTGTGCATGTGCCCCATGTCCCGTCCAACAGCTCGTTTGAGTCCACGGAGGCACCGCCGTTGGGGCAAGCAGGGAGAATCGTTGCTGCCATAGGGCCGCTCACCGCCCAGCGGGACCCTGAGTTCTTCGTGCGTACGTTAGCAGCGGCCGACCCTGGTGCTTCGTGGATCTGGATTGGCGACGGGGAGCCTCGCTACAGACGTCTCCTCGAGGATGCGGGGGTGTGCGTCACAGGGCACTTGCCACGCAAGAACATGATCCGGCTGCTGCGTACTGCCGACGTATATGTGCACACCGCAGCTTGGGAGGGGAGCTGTGACATGCTGCTTGAGGCGGCTGCCACCGGCCTGCCCATCGCAGCCCGTTCGATCCCTGCCCTACGGGCCTTGAGGATCGCCGGCCTGGCACAAACACCGGAGGCTCTGGCCGACACTGTGATGCGTATGCTTCGGTCCCCGGCTGATCGGAGAATTCAATGCGAAAGTTTCCGACGCGCCTTTCGAATCAATAGTCGGGCGATCCAGTCGGACAGGTTGTGCGAGCTGTATGGTCGCAAAAGGCGAAATAGCTGA
- a CDS encoding bifunctional DNA primase/polymerase, with amino-acid sequence MPAELPFSPSDSRNQPPCVSVAAPDPLQIARWCARQGWPVHPLAPGRKTPAANCSACRQPSHTAVGCTCRLAGRWCHGFHAATLDLQRIEDWWGRKPGFGVGVACGPARLVVIDVDAHATRPPERDRLLPGIPVGDQVDLTGLQNGFHTLAVLAALRNQPSPAEDAGTLRVRTPSGGLHIWYKKSDLRRWQCSTGSSAGRAFAWQVDVRAHGGYIIAPGVRTRAGVYTPLEGAAEPGLLPSWLAQELERTGHLSAPPTPAHRPVPPRAYQAISAATGKDGRLQKTLGSLLADVAACGQVAEGAGFSSRLNRAAYTIGGIVASGLMSWNIAERVLHDVAEAARPGQKRRAEQIIRSGLTAGAQRPLYLGRRP; translated from the coding sequence ATGCCAGCTGAGCTGCCTTTTTCTCCCAGCGACTCACGGAACCAACCGCCGTGTGTTTCAGTCGCTGCTCCCGATCCATTGCAGATCGCCAGATGGTGCGCACGACAAGGCTGGCCTGTCCATCCCCTTGCGCCTGGCCGGAAGACCCCGGCTGCCAACTGCTCCGCCTGTAGACAGCCATCGCACACAGCGGTGGGATGCACCTGCCGGTTAGCCGGCCGCTGGTGTCACGGCTTCCACGCTGCCACCCTCGACCTACAGCGCATTGAGGACTGGTGGGGCAGAAAGCCCGGATTCGGCGTGGGGGTGGCCTGTGGCCCTGCCCGGCTGGTGGTCATTGACGTTGACGCCCATGCCACTCGGCCTCCAGAGCGCGACCGCCTGCTACCGGGAATCCCGGTCGGAGACCAGGTGGACCTCACCGGCTTGCAGAATGGATTCCACACGCTGGCCGTCCTTGCGGCACTGCGCAACCAGCCGAGTCCCGCCGAAGATGCCGGCACCCTGCGTGTGCGCACCCCCTCCGGGGGGCTGCATATCTGGTACAAGAAAAGCGACTTGCGCCGCTGGCAGTGTTCCACGGGCTCCAGTGCGGGGCGCGCATTCGCCTGGCAGGTTGACGTGCGCGCGCACGGCGGTTACATCATCGCCCCGGGAGTAAGAACCCGTGCCGGTGTCTATACCCCCTTGGAGGGCGCAGCTGAGCCAGGTCTCCTGCCGTCATGGCTTGCCCAGGAACTCGAACGTACCGGTCACCTGAGTGCCCCGCCCACGCCCGCACATCGTCCCGTTCCTCCGCGTGCGTACCAGGCCATCTCGGCCGCGACTGGTAAGGACGGCCGTCTGCAGAAGACCCTCGGTTCCCTGCTCGCCGATGTTGCTGCCTGCGGTCAGGTCGCTGAAGGCGCGGGCTTCTCGAGCCGTCTCAACCGCGCCGCCTACACGATCGGCGGGATCGTAGCGAGTGGACTCATGTCGTGGAACATTGCGGAGCGTGTCTTACATGATGTGGCGGAAGCTGCCCGGCCTGGTCAAAAGCGTCGTGCCGAACAGATCATCCGAAGTGGCCTGACTGCCGGGGCGCAGCGCCCCCTGTACCTTGGGAGACGCCCGTGA